The Chiloscyllium punctatum isolate Juve2018m chromosome 29, sChiPun1.3, whole genome shotgun sequence region AACTCCCATACACATTACTCTGAAGGTAACATGAGATATGGAAGACGTGACATTCCCCAACTACAACTGGGGGAGGTGATAtcctagtgatattatcgctggattgttaacccAGAGACTCCAGATAATGTTCTTGGTCCCAGGTTCAAACCCCACCATGActgatgatggaatttgaattcaatttctaaaaaaaatctggaattaagagtctaacgatgaccatgaagccattgtcgattgttggaaaaacccatcttgtCCACTAACATCCttttatggaaggaaatctgccatccttatccagtggactacatgtgactccaaacccacaacaatgtaggtgactctaaactgccctctgggctataagggatggggcaataaatgctggcctggacagcgatgcccacatcctgtgaatgaataataattCCAAAGACCCAGCACAACATCCAGTGGTTGCGCTATACCTGAGCGGGTGAAACATAAGCTTAACTCGCTGGTTGACTCTTTTCATGTCCTTTATATAAGGCTCCTGCTCTTTGTGTCTTCCTCACTGacgtctcactgtctctctctctctcttcttttcattcctaatgaagaatGCCAGACAGGCCTCATGTTTCAATCTGAACAGAAGAAGTTGGATGAGGCAACGTACAAACTGGACAAACTATCGCAGGAGCTGGACTCGATGTGGTCCACACAGAGCAGCCCTGTGGTTACTGATGCGGCTCCATCTGACAGCAAGGTATCATTGTGATAAACCttggaggaggagggagatgtcatattaacaatgcagccACCCGGGAGGTCAAGCAAAACCTCTTGTTTGAAAAGACAGTGCTTCCAaaactgcagcactcccttagcactgcaCGGGGATTAGCTTTTCTGTCCGAGAGTAAAATTTTACCCACAACCTGAGGCGATCGTGCTACCCATTGAATCACGGCTGGCACAGGGTGGGATTTTGGGTTGGAGAGGAGATCGGGTGCGATATTAAATTTTGTGTTACTCATGGCTGCTCAGCGAGGATCTGTTTAAAAGAAGCGCAACACTGACAGAGTCTGGGAATCCTCAAAGCATGCGGGCAAGAAATAATTAATAAAGCCCCAGCAAGTTGGGTGGCATCTGTGTGGAAACATTTGGGGTGCTTGATATTCCGTgtcattctttttttttaaacatttcaggccttttggaaagagagctcagtgaccacctcatcaTCATCCAAAGTGTACGGCCCAAGCTGGACGGAGTCACAGACGAAACGTGATGAGCTGTTGCCAGTTGTTAGTGTGACTCGATCGCCCTCTCCACGGACATCACCAGCCTACACACCGCTGCCGCCCCCACAGCAGCCTCCTTCGCCCTATGCTTTCAGTCCTCTGTTCGATCGAGCGCCCTCTCCCCGGGCAATGATGCCTGGTTCCCCAATGCTGATTCAGGAGCCCCGTGCTCCATTGGACCGAGCACCCTCTCCCCGTGCAATGCTGCCCGGATCACCAATGGTGCTTCAGCAGGAGCCCCGTGCTCCATTGGACCGAGCACCCTCTCCCCGTGCAATGATGCCCGGTTCCCCAATGCTGATTCAGCAGGATCTCCGTGCTCCATTGGACCGAGCACCCTCTCCCCGTGCAATGATGCCCGGTTCCCCAATGCTGATTCAGGAGCCCCGTGCTCCATTGGACCGAGCACCCTCTCCCCGTGCAATGATGCCCGGTTCACTAATGGTACTTCAGCAGGAGCCCCGTGCTCCATTGGACCGAGCACCCTCTCCCCGTGCAATGATGCCCGGTTCCCCAATGCTGATTCAGGAGCCCCGTGCTCCATTGGACCGAGCACCCTCTCCCCGTACAATGATGCCCGGTTCCCCAATGCTGATTCAGGAGCCCCGTGCTCCATTGGACCGAGCACCCTCTCCCCGTACAATGATGCCCGGTTCCCCAATGCTGATTCAGGAGCCCCGTGCTCCATTGGACCGAGCCCCATCTCCCCGACCCGGGTTTATCCCCGTGACCCCATTCGAGAATGCCGAACCCTCCATCCATCCCCTTGCGGGTGCTGCCCATGAAGCCCAGACCTTGCCCAGTGGGACCATGGAGAGCCCTCTCCCCCAGCAGCCAGGCTTGCTCAGTCCAGTGCCGTCAGCCTACCCCGGACCCTTGGGGCCCACCAGAGTATCCCCCCGTGAGAACTTTCTACCACCGCTTTCTGCTGCCTCCCGGCTTCCCCCCGACCACTACAAGAAGTTCTTGGAGGCTGAGGATGGACGAGCAATGAGTGGCTTCGCACTCAATCCTGGAGTGCTCAACCTCAGTAAAGGTGAAGACTTTTGATATGTTATTTTGGTTGGAATGAATGCCTTGAATGGTGTAAAATTAGAGATCTGCTTGCTGCCACTTTGTCCTCAACCACTGGCTCCATGAGcggggaatcttatagaagttGTAAGATCACGCGAGGTATGGGCTGGGTGAATGCActcaagtctttttcccaggttggggaatcaaggagtagAGGGCTTTGGTTTAAGGTTCGCGGAAAGAATGGAAGGGAGCATAAGGGGCtgctttttaacacagagggtggcatgtgtatggaatgagctgccagcagaaatggttgaggcgggtacattaaaagacatttggaccattgcaaggataggaaaggtttaggaggatatgggttgagagtgtgttgctgaaaaagcacagcaggtcaggcagcatccgaggagcaggaaaatcgatatctcgggccggagcccttcaccaggaattggccaagtgcagggaaatggggttagtgtggacatattggttggcatggaccagtttgggctgaagggctccTCTCTGTGCTGTACAAGGGAGGTTTGGAAATGCTTGTTAAGCAAGAGGGTGAAAGGTTAACAGTTGGATGGGAATGCAGGCTAAAGGTTACAATCTGATTGGTCATGATTCTATCAAATGAtagagcaggcttgagaggcCTATTCCTGATTTATATGTCCGTATACTTCCAGCAATGAATTCTCGACAGTTGATGGGACTGAAGTCTGGAGAAATGATTGATAAATGATTTTtaaactcattcattcacagaTGACAGTTTGAAGAAGAAAAAACCGGGTGTGTGGGCTGAGGCCGATTTGGACATTGCATACGAGAAGAGACCGTCACAGATCCCTAGCTATGAAACCAGTAAGTCTAGTCTCTGGGCAGCAAATTGATTATTATCCTCCAACATCTTAAAAGGGcttgttcagtggttagcactcatgcctcacagcaccagggacccagattcgattccaccctcaggcgactgtctgtgtggagtttgtgcattcttcctgtgtctgcatgggtttcttcccacagtccagaggtgtgcaggttagggtggattgcccatgctcaattaccccatagtgtccagggatgggcaagctaggtgaattggccatgataaatgtagggttacagggatagggaagagggatgtgggtcagggtgggatggttttcagagggttggtgtggatttgatggcctgcttccacattgtagggagtcTATGAAAATTACTGCTACAGCacaagaccattcagcccatcagcacATTGCACTGTCTCTTCAATTAACCACCTTTCCTGTTCTACCCCCAAAACCTTGCACATTTCTCCTCTTCACTTACTTATCCAATGTCCTTTTGAAGGTTACTTTTGAACCTGTCTTGACTACCATTTCAGTCAGCGCATTCCCAGATTGTTACATCTTGTTGTGAATTCTGCTTCTCTCCTACCTGGTAGTCTTATTTTCAATTGATACCTAAGCATTCTAAGCTTTCCAACCCCCTCCCGAATTCTCCCTCGCAACACACATCTGCTCACTAAATCCCACCGCATGCCAACAAATCAGGATTGTCGCAtaactgaaggaggccattcagccctctgtATCTGTACAGGCTCTGTCAGCACTTTAAGTTTGTGCCAAAGTCCtgtcctttccccataaccctacaCATGATTTTTATTAATCATCTGATACCCTCTTGAaggcctcagttgaacctgcttccaccacttttCCAAATCTTAACTGCTCACTTTGTGAAAAAGGTCTTCCCCTCCCCACGAATTTGCTCCCTTTGTGAAACACTAAGTCTGTGCCCTCCCTTCCACCCCTCCCAGTTTTTAATTGTCTGTCTGAAACCACGTGAAATTAAAGGTGTTAAAATGGGCGTGCTTTGGGTTAGCACTGATTTTTAAGGAGTTACGCAATCAAGGCAGGTGAGTGGGGTTGGGCCACAGGTTTGAGGAGTGGCCTTTTCCTTTATCTATGGCTGTAATTTTTCTTTTCCTAACACTTCAGAGCCCCGGGAGGGCATGTAGAATTCCTTGGTCAGAGGATCTCTGTGGACTGCTGATGATTGGGTTGTTCTGAGGGCAGTGCCATCTAATGGTAaaaactgcagacgctggaaatcagcaacgaaaacagaaattgttggaaaagctcagcaggtctggcagcatttgtggagagaaatcacagttaacctttcaggtcaaaataccttcctcagaactgatggtagcttggtttttatgcagaggttatggagggggtgaggggggaggtggtaATGGTGATAAGGGGTACATGATTGGTGgcgatggagcccagagagagactAGTTGGGGTCTATCTGtgactaacaatgggttgtgtaatagaccatgtgataacaaggcctggtgtgttggggtaaggacatgggagaagatgCATCAAGCCCTCACATTGTTGAACTTGatgttgagtccagaaggctgcagagtcCCCGAGTGGAGAATGATGTGCTGTTCTCCcaacttgggcggcacggtggcacagcggttagcactgctgcctcacagcgccagagacctgggttcaattcccgcctcaggcaaccgactgtatggagtttgcacattctccccatgtctgtgtgggtttcctccgggtgctccggtttcctcccacagtccaaaaatgtgcagatcaggtgaattggccaggctaaattgcccgtagtgttaggtgaagggggtaaatgtaggggaatgggtctgggtggtttgcgcttcagcaggtcggtgtggacttgttgggccgaagggcctgtttccacactgtaagtaatctaatctaatgaaacttgcgctgagcttcactggaacactgcagcaagcctgaggcagAGATGCTGGCCAGGGAACAATGTCTAAAATCTAATGGGTGTTTGTCTCTTGGTGTCACTGCAGAGCATGAACAGAACTGGAGCACAGCGAAGCACGAAGGGAGCTGGAGGCAAACAGACCTCGATTTGGCGGTTATCCCAAACAAGGTGAGTCCTGACCAGTAACAGAGTGACCAGTTGTTGCTGAAGGACAACGGGTTGGGCCTCTTCAAGCCTGTCTCTCAATTCAGTTACGTTGTCGGGGACGGGATCCTCACTATTTGCAGGCAATGTAAGCTTCCTATAAATTTGATGAATAGCAAAAGAATTAAAAACTGGGGTTTATTCCACATAAGAATTGATTAATTTTCAGCAATAAGTTGTAATAATGACAGTAGGGAAGGGCAGAATGATTAATGAAAATTGCTTCCTAATAGAGTTGGGATGTACTTGCAGAACAATGAATATCAGTGTCAGGGATATGACAGATCCTTGTGTACTGCGACCAATCTGTATTTTAACTCCAGTTACTACTCCTTGCCCCTTTGGCTCTCTTGCCCAATAAAATTCCATTCATTATAAGTCCTCAAAATTCACTTCACCATAAGAGGTCCAGAtttccattggcccatcttgtctgATGCCACCCCCACGCAATGTATATTTTGTATTTCCACCACAGGACAGTTTAGTCCCTGATATATCAAACTGATTCAACATCTCAAACACCCTCCCAAAGCCGAGCAAATACAAACCAGGGTTGCACCACCTTGTCTCGCCTCTTTAATCCCATTCCAAATGGGTCAGCATAGTAGCTTTACCCTGCCTAAGGCTCTCGCGTCCTTCTGGAGGTGTATTGCCTGGAGCTGAGCACAGTACGTTCCTTTCAATTTATTCCTGGGATCAGCATCTTGCTGGCAAGTTCTTTTTTTATTGTcccttgaagatggtggtgagtaGTGTTTTTGAACCTCTGCAATCCATATCATGTAGGGACATCCCACAGGACTATTAGGGAGggagatccaggattttgacccagcgacgcTAAAGGAACAGTAGTTTATTTCCTAGTTAAgtgttgagtggcttggaggggaacttgcaaaggGTGGTTTTCCCATGTCTCTTCTGACCTTTTCCTTCCATGCAAAtgtggaagtgccggtgttggactggagtggacaaagtttaaaaatcacacaacaccaggttatagtccaacaggcttatttggaagtgcagactttttggagcgctgctccctcatccggtagctagtggagtaggatcataggGCACAGCTTTTTTAAGCAAAGGTCATAGTGTCATCCACtgatgtgatatattgaacaaacctagatagaaacagcaggagaaagtgacaactgccgatgcaggagatcagagtagagtgtggtgctggaaaagcacagctggtcaggcagcatccgaggagcagaagaatcagcgtttcgggcataagcccttcatcagcaatctaggcttgttcaatatatcgcatcagtgtatgacactatgatctctTACTATAAATCTgtctcttatgatcctgctccactagctacctgacaaaggagcagcactctgaaagcttgtacttccaaataaacctgttggaccataacctgttgttatgatttttaactttctagaCACAAGCAATCAtgagttttggaaggtgctgtctaaggagattagcgagttgctgcagtgcatcttgtagatagtatataCTGCTACTACCTGAGGTTGACGGggtggatgtttgtgggtgtagcgccaatcaagcgggctgctttatcctggacaGTGTcaaagcttcttgaatgttgttggggttatacccatccaggcaagtggggagttttccatcacacttctgacttgtgccttgtggatgggctttgggaagacaggagatgagttactgcAATATTCCCAATCTCTGgtctgcttttgctgctgtttttACAGAGTTTGGTTTCTAATCAGCAGGATCACCCGGGTGTTGCGATTGATGGATCCAAAGATGATAGCATTGAGTGTCTAGGGGCGATGATGAGATTCTCTGCTGTTGACGACTGTTGTTGTCTGGCCCTCGTTTGTTGAATTTGTCCCTTGCcccttcagcccaaacctgaatgttgtccaggtcttgctgaacGAATGCACGGTCTGATTCGATACCTAAGGAAGCTGTAAATGTGATGGAACATAGAAACCAACAGGGAGCCACCGTTGAGGTGAAGTGAGCAAACCTCTGTGCAAGCAAAGACCCAATCCTCACTGTTAATACTGGGATAGATTAAATCCGTTAGGTGCAATTATCACTGAACACTCCACCCTGTATCTGAATACAGGCTCCTGTGATTAACATGGAGTTATGGTGTTGACACCCAGTATCTGACACTTGGAGGGTGCAGTGGGCAGGGAGAGGGATAATGGGTGTGCTTCATTGCTTAATTATCCCAATGCTTGATGTTGTCCAGGATTAAACACTTGTCACGTTTTTGCTGTGCACGTGCATCAAAGGGACCAGGTGATCAGACAGATCCAAACCTAGGCATGCAGCAACGAATTGGCTCAGTTCCCTCAAACCGTCCACCTCAATAGGATTGGAAACAGAGTTGACTTGagtgaaggaggccatttagaccAGCCTATCTACACTGGTCCTTTTTGAAGGAGTTATCCAATTAATCTCACGGCCGTCTGATTTCATTTCTGCTTTTGCGAATGCCACTGGGCAAGTCTGTCAATACGTGCCCTTCCCGAGTTGCTCTTGAACTCGGTGGTTGGCTCGACctttccagagggcagttgagagtctgCTGCCGTGGAGGAATAAGGGAGGGTGGactgacaggaaagtggagttgaggccacatCAGCTGGCAGAGTAGAGCAGGTTTGAGGAACAGAGCGGCCTATTCTGGAGTCTCACAAAGATCTTGTCGTTAAGAATAGATTTCCTTACGTGAAGCACATTCATAAACATCCATTTACAACAATTGATTGTTTCACAGTTGCTATCACTGAGACTTGCTTTCAGTTCTCgatttttttcattcatgggctgaaggcattgctggttaggcagcatttattacccattccccagagggcagttgagagtcaacctcattgctgtgggtctggagtcacatgtaggccaaaccaggtagggatggcagatttccttccctaaaggacattagtgaaccagataggtttttcctggcaattggcaatggatttatAGTGGTTATTAGATTCGTAACTCTAGATATTtatagaattcaaattccaccacctgcaagGGCAGctttcaaacccaggtccccagaatgttatctgggtctctgaattaacagtccagtgacaataccactaggccatcaactTCCCATTGATAAACCAAATTTAAATCTACCAGCacctgtggtgggatttgaacctgtgtctctgGAGCATTAGCCTGCACCTCTGGGTTATTAATCCTTAATTCCTTAGTTAACTTTATTGTCACAAACTCAAACAGTGAAAAATTTACAAGTCACCACTTGTACCAGCTTAAGCACAAACATACCTAGGAACAACTTCTTAAGTACAAATCCTTAGGGGAAAATATTACTAATCCAGTGATGTTACTGCTACCTCCTCATTGTGATCGTTCCATCACCTTTTCGAGCAGTGGTTTCTGGGGGAGGGGTGGGCTACTCAGTTGAGGCCAAGAATCCTTTTGTCTCCCAGCAACCCTCCTGAATTCTCAGGAAACTCTTTCATTCTGAGTTTTGAAGAAGGGACCCtcaacgttaactctgctttctttctccacaaatgctaccagacctactgagtttttccagcaatttctgtttttattccttcGTTTCCGCTGGCCACCTTCTCgattatggtcttatgatcagCAGTGAGGTTCCATTGACGAGCACCAGATTTGATTGAGCCCTGGGACAGGGAATCTAGGCGATGGGTTTCAATTTCAGGAAAGGGCTTGCATTTTTACAGcgctttgggatacatttgaaaTCTGGTCATTATGGCGATGAGGGAAGCTTACAGCCACTTACAGTTTGGTCATTGCAAGCTCCCACACCAGGGGTGCAGCGTAATTCTGGAGAAGTGGCAATTTTTTGTTGTCAGGGGCCAAAAACAAATTTGAGGACAAGGAAATACTTTCATACAGAGACTGGAAAGGGATTGTGAtggatgaggagaaagtgaattAATTTTGTGTCTCCGTCTTCTCTTTCCCACCCCCCCAGACTGCAGGAGGAAGGAACAAGGCATTCAATTTGATTCAAATATACGGAACCCTACCCAAGGGGACTGTTCCACTTCACTGGAGACATGAGACAGCCCAGCAGCAGAGGAGACCCCCACTGCTCAGCTCCCCCCAGCACAGCCCCTGGCCCAACCTGCCATCCCCAATCGTGTCCCGGACCAATGTGCCACCACACAACCCCCGGCCCTCGTCCATCAAGGAGCGTAGAAACGTCCTGCCCCTCTCGGTGCTGATCAGACCCACCATCGTCAAACAAGGCCGGGGAAGGATGACCGCTGGGGCCAGGCTCCCTCAGGGCCAGATTGGTGCCCCTCCAACGATGAGATACCCACAGCTTCAGCCAGTAGCAGAAGGTGAGTCTGTGACTGTATATCTCCGTCCAGATATTACTGAGCCAccttcggggtgggggggggggtgaatggagggaaggagattggaGAGGGAATCATTTCCTTTCTAGCATCATTTACTATCTTAAAGGCACCTCAGACCACTTCAATGACTTGGGATACCTAATATCTTTTGGTCCATAATTCTCTGAAGTTTGTATGACATGTAGACAGGGTAGTAAAGGAGGCGTTTAATACTCTTGGCTTAattgctcagacctttaagtGAAGGAATTTAGATgtaatgttgtggttgtacaggacattggtgagacctcttccagagtactgtgtccagttctggttgctctgttattgaaaggatattattaaactgggagagggttcagaagagatttaccaggaatttGTCAGGAATgaatggtttgagctatagggggaggctggataggctgggacttttttcactggagagtaggaggttgagTGGCGATCTTACAGATgttaaaatcacgaggggtatagataagatgaatggcaagtgtcttttccctagggtgggggatttcaagactaggtggcatattttgaaggtgagaggagagagatttagaataggcatgaggggcaattttttttcacaggagttcatttgtggaatgaacttccagaggaagtggatgTGGAGACAGTTACAACaaataaaagacatttggataagtacataaataggaaaggtttgaagcgATATGGGCAaaggcaggcaggtgggactagtttagtttgggaaatctggttggcatggactggttggaccgaatggtctgatTCCAGGTTGTATGAATCAATGGCGCATTTTAATGCATAAGATGCAGCAGCCAAttgtgtgcacagcaagatcccgctGACAGCATTGTGACAATTGGTCAGATGATTCAtatatttttttccctttttggGTGACGCTGGTTTGGAAATCGATATTGCCACCCAGGGAGACAAAACAGCCACAGGAACATTTGTTTCACCCGAGGGGTGGACCACTTCCATCTCAATTCCTAAAAAAAAAAGACCCTTGGACAatgtgcacccccccccccccccccagtcctgaccctcgggCGGTTCATTGCTCCCTTGGCCTTGGCACTCCAGCTGAAGTGACTCTGTGGCACTCGAACCCACAGACTTGTACCGCGGCAGCTTAATGTGTTTCATGCCTCACCCGACTTGTACAGTGTGCTTCACATCCTCACAGTGACTCCAAATGGCTTCAGACCCATGAAATAAGATTGAAGTAAATAGCCTCTgctgatgtgagagagagaacacagccaTTGTGTGCGCAATATTCGCTAGCCGATTCACCAGTTAGTCTGTGTTTGAGGTTGGTCGAGAGGTTAGCCAGTGTTCTGAGCGACTGTCCTGCCTCACCTGTGAACTCTTCTGAGTTAAAACAAATGCAAAATGCTGCGGATGCTGGCAGACTGAAATAAAATGAGTGTGTGGGATGAACTTGGCAGCTCtgtagagaaacagaattaatgtttcaagtctgatatgacttcTCTTTGCAGCTATATCCATTAATTTGCTGTGTTCACAGAATAGAATCAGACAATCCTTGGTGCaacaagaggccatttggcccattgagtttgcaccaaccttccaaaatgtatcccACCCTATAcccgtaatcctgcatttcccatggccaattcaagtaacctacaaatccctggactctacgggcaatttagcacaaccaatccacctaacctacacatctgtggactgtgggaggaaaccagaacacccagaggaaatccatgcagacacagggagaatgtgcaaactctcgacagtcacccgaggtgggaatcgaacccggatccctggcactgaggcagcagtgctaaccactgagccaccataggcGGATGTGGATGATGGAGAAAAGTCGGGGGGGATGTTCTGAGGAGTGGAGACTGGAATTGGTCAGTGTTATGTTTTGATGGCTTGTGGTTAATTGTTTTTGTGTTCTCTTTCTGCCTCTCTTTGTCACAGTTGGCAGGAAGGTGCCCGCTTTATCAGCTCTGCCCTTGGATGCCATGCACTacccccttcctctggcagaGATGGGCGAGGTAGAGACCGAGATCGCCAACATCCTGCAGCCTGGAGACTCTCCTGATCCGGAGAGTATTCCCCGGCCCCTGTCCCCCACACGCCTACAGCCGGTCTCCCTGCCAGACTCTGAGGCTATCCAGGACATGGAGGAGCTGATGCGTATCCGAGCTGCCATTCCGCGCCCCCTGAAAAGGCGGACATCCATCGAACAGCCAGTGCAGCAGCTGGTCCCCATGCAGAAGCAAGCGCGCCTGTACCAGCAGCTCACCAAGCTCTTCGCTCGCAGCGGGGCCAGCCAGCGAAAGCATCAGGAACCTGCCGAGGGCAGTGCCTTACCCAGCTCGCCACAGACCTCACCCACTTCGGACACTCACCTCTCCCCGAATCTCCCCACCCCGATACTGGAATTTCCATCGTCGCCCTCCACATTACCCGTAAGTTCAGCTGCTGACTCTGTGCTCCTACTTCCTCAGTGCATCCtgctctgtctatctctcacgTGCGCTCTCTCCTGTCTCCCCTGGTCCTGCTGATTGTGACG contains the following coding sequences:
- the ppp1r13l gene encoding relA-associated inhibitor isoform X2, translating into MTDEQFEVGPPPLHNIYQTLSECQTGLMFQSEQKKLDEATYKLDKLSQELDSMWSTQSSPVVTDAAPSDSKAFWKESSVTTSSSSKVYGPSWTESQTKRDELLPVVSVTRSPSPRTSPAYTPLPPPQQPPSPYAFSPLFDRAPSPRAMMPGSPMLIQEPRAPLDRAPSPRAMLPGSPMVLQQEPRAPLDRAPSPRAMMPGSPMLIQQDLRAPLDRAPSPRAMMPGSPMLIQEPRAPLDRAPSPRAMMPGSLMVLQQEPRAPLDRAPSPRAMMPGSPMLIQEPRAPLDRAPSPRTMMPGSPMLIQEPRAPLDRAPSPRTMMPGSPMLIQEPRAPLDRAPSPRPGFIPVTPFENAEPSIHPLAGAAHEAQTLPSGTMESPLPQQPGLLSPVPSAYPGPLGPTRVSPRENFLPPLSAASRLPPDHYKKFLEAEDGRAMSGFALNPGVLNLSKDDSLKKKKPGVWAEADLDIAYEKRPSQIPSYETKHEQNWSTAKHEGSWRQTDLDLAVIPNKTAGGRNKAFNLIQIYGTLPKGTVPLHWRHETAQQQRRPPLLSSPQHSPWPNLPSPIVSRTNVPPHNPRPSSIKERRNVLPLSVLIRPTIVKQGRGRMTAGARLPQGQIGAPPTMRYPQLQPVAEVGRKVPALSALPLDAMHYPLPLAEMGEVETEIANILQPGDSPDPESIPRPLSPTRLQPVSLPDSEAIQDMEELMRIRAAIPRPLKRRTSIEQPVQQLVPMQKQARLYQQLTKLFARSGASQRKHQEPAEGSALPSSPQTSPTSDTHLSPNLPTPILEFPSSPSTLPVKRSILKQGDSSEPSTKMRARLNPLVVLLDAALLGELEVVKRVVFEMDDPSQSNDEGITGLHNAVCGGHYDIVEFLVNFGVNINVADGYGWTPLHCAASCNDLAICTFLVKKGAAIFSTTLSDGETAAEKCDRYLDGYEECARFLFSAEQQAGMMNSAVVYALWDYEAENSDELSFREGETITILQRGDKEEKNWWWASLYGREGYVPYNLLGLFPRVRPAV
- the ppp1r13l gene encoding relA-associated inhibitor isoform X3; translated protein: MLVSVLLDQLCPSSAAYTHKRMTDEQFEVGPPPLHNIYQTLSECQTGLMFQSEQKKLDEATYKLDKLSQELDSMWSTQSSPVVTDAAPSDSKAFWKESSVTTSSSSKVYGPSWTESQTKRDELLPVVSVTRSPSPRTSPAYTPLPPPQQPPSPYAFSPLFDRAPSPRAMMPGSPMLIQEPRAPLDRAPSPRAMLPGSPMVLQQEPRAPLDRAPSPRAMMPGSPMLIQQDLRAPLDRAPSPRAMMPGSPMLIQEPRAPLDRAPSPRAMMPGSLMVLQQEPRAPLDRAPSPRAMMPGSPMLIQEPRAPLDRAPSPRTMMPGSPMLIQEPRAPLDRAPSPRTMMPGSPMLIQEPRAPLDRAPSPRPGFIPVTPFENAEPSIHPLAGAAHEAQTLPSGTMESPLPQQPGLLSPVPSAYPGPLGPTRVSPRENFLPPLSAASRLPPDHYKKFLEAEDGRAMSGFALNPGVLNLSKDDSLKKKKPGVWAEADLDIAYEKRPSQIPSYETKHEQNWSTAKHEGSWRQTDLDLAVIPNKTAGGRNKAFNLIQIYGTLPKGTVPLHWRHETAQQQRRPPLLSSPQHSPWPNLPSPIVSRTNVPPHNPRPSSIKERRNVLPLSVLIRPTIVKQGRGRMTAGARLPQGQIGAPPTMRYPQLQPVAEVGRKVPALSALPLDAMHYPLPLAEMGEVETEIANILQPGDSPDPESIPRPLSPTRLQPVSLPDSEAIQDMEELMRIRAAIPRPLKRRTSIEQPVQQLVPMQKQARLYQQLTKLFARSGASQRKHQEPAEGSALPSSPQTSPTSDTHLSPNLPTPILEFPSSPSTLPVKRSILKQGDSSEPSTKMRARLNPLVVLLDAALLGELEVVKRVVFEMDDPSQSNDEGITGLHNAVCGGHYDIVEFLVNFGVNINVADGYGWTPLHCAASCNDLAICTFLVKKGAAIFSTTLSDGETAAEKCDRYLDGYEECARFLFSAEQQAGMMNSAVVYALWDYEAENSDELSFREGETITILQRGDKEEKNWWWASLYGREGYVPYNLLGLFPRVRPAV
- the ppp1r13l gene encoding relA-associated inhibitor isoform X1, giving the protein MSIGHSKEQRCIEGAEIITMERKHWGGDSDGGYADCYDTGVSVLLDQLCPSSAAYTHKRMTDEQFEVGPPPLHNIYQTLSECQTGLMFQSEQKKLDEATYKLDKLSQELDSMWSTQSSPVVTDAAPSDSKAFWKESSVTTSSSSKVYGPSWTESQTKRDELLPVVSVTRSPSPRTSPAYTPLPPPQQPPSPYAFSPLFDRAPSPRAMMPGSPMLIQEPRAPLDRAPSPRAMLPGSPMVLQQEPRAPLDRAPSPRAMMPGSPMLIQQDLRAPLDRAPSPRAMMPGSPMLIQEPRAPLDRAPSPRAMMPGSLMVLQQEPRAPLDRAPSPRAMMPGSPMLIQEPRAPLDRAPSPRTMMPGSPMLIQEPRAPLDRAPSPRTMMPGSPMLIQEPRAPLDRAPSPRPGFIPVTPFENAEPSIHPLAGAAHEAQTLPSGTMESPLPQQPGLLSPVPSAYPGPLGPTRVSPRENFLPPLSAASRLPPDHYKKFLEAEDGRAMSGFALNPGVLNLSKDDSLKKKKPGVWAEADLDIAYEKRPSQIPSYETKHEQNWSTAKHEGSWRQTDLDLAVIPNKTAGGRNKAFNLIQIYGTLPKGTVPLHWRHETAQQQRRPPLLSSPQHSPWPNLPSPIVSRTNVPPHNPRPSSIKERRNVLPLSVLIRPTIVKQGRGRMTAGARLPQGQIGAPPTMRYPQLQPVAEVGRKVPALSALPLDAMHYPLPLAEMGEVETEIANILQPGDSPDPESIPRPLSPTRLQPVSLPDSEAIQDMEELMRIRAAIPRPLKRRTSIEQPVQQLVPMQKQARLYQQLTKLFARSGASQRKHQEPAEGSALPSSPQTSPTSDTHLSPNLPTPILEFPSSPSTLPVKRSILKQGDSSEPSTKMRARLNPLVVLLDAALLGELEVVKRVVFEMDDPSQSNDEGITGLHNAVCGGHYDIVEFLVNFGVNINVADGYGWTPLHCAASCNDLAICTFLVKKGAAIFSTTLSDGETAAEKCDRYLDGYEECARFLFSAEQQAGMMNSAVVYALWDYEAENSDELSFREGETITILQRGDKEEKNWWWASLYGREGYVPYNLLGLFPRVRPAV